Part of the Acidimicrobiia bacterium genome, GGCGCCACCGACGGCTAACCTGCGGGGATGAAGAAACTCCTCCTGCTCATCGTCCTTGTCGCATTGGGATCGATCGCCGCCAAGAAGGTACGGGCGCTGTAGCGACTGGGCGCCGCCAGAGCCACCACGCTCCCACCATCAACGCCCCGGCGGCCGCGCCGCCTCCCAGCGCCACAGCCCGCCTTGGCGTAGGCATCGCTACCCGCTCACGGAGCGGCACTTCCAATCGGAAGTGCTCAACCATCCAACCACGCTCCTTGGCCACGCGGGCCAGGTCCTTGTCGGGATTCACCGCCACCGGATGGCCTACCGCGGCCAGCATGGGGATGTCGGTCGCCGAATCCGAGTAGGCCCAGCAGTGCTCAAGGTCGAAACCATCGCGCTCGGCCACTTCACTGATCGCCACCACCTTTTCCGCACCGTAGATGTAGCGCTCGGTCCGCCCTGAGTAACGGCCATTGTCGTCCAATTCGGCTCGCGTAGCGATGGCCTCGTCCACGCCCAGCATCCGTGCGATCGGTGCCACCACCTCCTCGGGAGAGGCCGACACGATGAACACCTTGTGGCCCCAGAGTTGGTGCGCACGGATCCGGTCAAGAGCCTCTTCATACACAATCGGCTCGATCACATCACCCAACGTGTCTCGAACGATGGCCGAGATCTCGGCCTGGTCCCAGCCCTTTGTGAGTTGCAGCACCGACTCCCGGAGTTTCTCCAACTTCTCCGGCGAAGCGCCGATCTGGGCGTACACGATCTGACCCCACGCCGCCTTGAGCATGAGTCGACGCGAAACCATCCCGGCGCGCTGCAGCGGACGACTGAAAGCCACCATCGAGGCCTTGGCGATCACTGTCTTGTCGAGATCGAAGAAGGCTGCGATACGGGGGGCATCGGCGAGAGTGTCCACGACGCGAGGGTAATGACCGAGCGGCCCTTTCCGATTCACCCCCTTGTGAGCGCCCGCCGCCGGGCCTAGGTTCGGCCCACGGCGTTGGGCACACCCCCCGTGATCGGCGCCGGTCTTCCCCCGATGTTGCTG contains:
- a CDS encoding HAD-IB family hydrolase — its product is MGRGTSHGRRQQHRGKTGADHGGCAQRRGPNLGPAAGAHKGVNRKGPLGHYPRVVDTLADAPRIAAFFDLDKTVIAKASMVAFSRPLQRAGMVSRRLMLKAAWGQIVYAQIGASPEKLEKLRESVLQLTKGWDQAEISAIVRDTLGDVIEPIVYEEALDRIRAHQLWGHKVFIVSASPEEVVAPIARMLGVDEAIATRAELDDNGRYSGRTERYIYGAEKVVAISEVAERDGFDLEHCWAYSDSATDIPMLAAVGHPVAVNPDKDLARVAKERGWMVEHFRLEVPLRERVAMPTPRRAVALGGGAAAGALMVGAWWLWRRPVATAPVPSWRRSIPMRQGR